TATCCACGCCCAACCCGTTCGGCCAGGTCTCCCAGAACAGCCGGAGCATGATCGCCACGCCGCGCCGCCCGTCGCGCACGTCCAGCACCCCCTCCGCCCCCGCGCCGTTGGGGAAGTTGGTCGCGTACAGGGCCGCGCTGTCCGACCCGCGCCGCACCGTCATGGCCGAGTGCGATTCCTGGGCCTGGAATAGCCCGTGCCGGTTGGTCGCCGTGAACGGGGCCGCGCGCCCGATGCCCGCCCGGACGACCGCGCCGGTGTCCAGGTTCAGCGGGAAGCACACGCGCATGTCCTTGAAATAGAGCGGCCACGAGCGCGCCGCGTTCTTCGCCGAGTTCTGGAGCTGGTAATCGATCTTCAGGAAGGGCTGGCCCGCGTAGGCGTACAGGCGGGCCGCGAAGCCGTGCCGGTGGTCGTTGGTCGCGAAGAATACGGCCGGTTCCTCCAGGCGGATCACCGCCCGGAGCGGACCGGCCTCCTCGACGGTCACGGCCAGGTTGGTGCGATCCGCGTCGCGCTGGACCGGCCCCGCGAAGTCGAGCGGCGTGAGCTGGCCGCCGTGGCCGGACCCCGGCGAGATGATCGCTTCGGCCCCGGAGAACTGCCCGTCTCCGTCCTGGTCCAGCCATACGGATTCCAGGAGCGCCCCGCGCTGCCGGGAGACGACGCACCGGAGCGGCCCGGTGGTGATCGTGATATTGGTGGCGGTCTCGGCCACGGTCACGGCCTGGGTGGGAAGCCGCGGGGTTCCCTCCTCCAGGGTCACGACGCGGTTGCTCCACGCGGGCAGGTCAGGCTGGAAATGGACCAGCAGGTGCCGCAGGCTCCCGTCGCCCGGCCAGCGCCCGAGGACCTCGCACTGGACCGGCAGCGCGCCTCCGTCCTCCCCGCGCAGGGCGAAGGCCCCGGTGTTGGTGGACAGGCCCCGCGGCAGGGGAACGACCGCCGACGCCGGAAAGCCGGCCGCATGCTCCCCGGCGCACTCCATGACGCGGATCGGGATGGTGACAGAGCGGCCTTCCGCCGCGAGCAGCATCGCGCCGGCCAGGGCGGCGGCATGTAACAGGGCCGATCGCATGGGGATATACATACACCGATCGGGCCGGGCGCGGCAGGACAAACCTTTTGGCTCGCCGGACTTGAATTCAGGTGTCCATTCCTTTGCGCAACCGGTTGTACAAACGGGGGCGGACGGGGTAGGATGTGTTTCGACGGGAAGGGGAGGCGCGGGCCCATGACCTTGCAGGAAATAGCGCGGCTGGCCGGGACGACGAAGAGCACCGTCAGCCGGGTGCTCTCGGACAGCCCCCGCATCTCGGATGAAACCAAGGCCCGGGTCAACGCCATTGTCCGGGAACACGACTTCCAGCCGAATTACCTGGCCCGCGCCCTCGCCCGCGGCCGGACCGGCACCCTCGGCGTCCTCGCGAGCAACATCAGCAGCGGGTTCTTCGCCGAGGTCATGCGCGGCATGGATATCGCCGCGGGCCGGAACCGCGGCCACCTCCTGGTCTCCATCGCCCACGGCGACGAGGATTATTTCAGCCTCTTCGACGACCTGCTGACCAACGGGCAGGTGGACGGCCTCGTGGCGATCGATCCGCCGATGGCGATCTTCGGCCGGGCCCTGGCGCCCGGCCACCGGCCGCTCGTGCTCTGCGCCGCGCGTCCCCCGGACCGCGCTCGGACCTGGGACGCCGTGGACAGCGTAACCGTGGACAACGCGCGGGGCATGGGCCGGCTCGTGGCGCACCTGGCCGGGCGGGGGGCGCGTGACATCGTCCATCTCGCCGGCCCCCGCAATAACTTCGATGCGCGCCAGCGCCGCGCCGCCTTCATGAGCGCCGCGCGGCGGCTCCGGATCCCGAAGTGGCGCGTCCTCGACGGGCACCTGATCCGCGAGGATGGGCGGGACGCGATCCGGAAGTATTTCACGGCGAAAGGCCGCCGGCCCGGTGCCTTCGTGGCCTTCAACGATTCCGTCGCGCTCGGCGTGCTCGCGGAAATCCGGAACGGTGCGCGCCGCCGGATCGCGGTGACGGGCTGGGATAACACACCGGCGGCGGAGGCGCTCGACCTGACTTCGGTGGAGATGCCGCTGACCCGGTTGGGCGAGATGTCGGCGCGCCTGCTGCTGGATCGCGTGGAGCATGAAGCCTCCGCGAAAGCGCCGGGGCGGCATGTCATTCTGGATTTGGAGTTGAAGCTGCGCAAATCCTCGCGCCTCTCCGCGGGGAGGAAAGGCGGGATCCGATGAGCATGGCCAACGGGCCGGCGTGGGCCGCGGCATTTCTTCTGGCGGGAGCCATTTCGTCGTCGGGAGCGGGTTCGCTTCGCGCTGTTTTCGGGGATCTGGCCGTCACCGTGACGCCGGCGGGCCCGGACGTCTACCGGTTCGACGTGGCGCCGGCGGCGGACGAGGCCGGGCCCCTGGAGCCGGGACCAGCGGTCCTGGCTACAGGAGAGGGGCAGGCGGAAATACATTGGAAGGACGGCTGGCTGGAGGCAAGACGCGGGGACGCCGCGCCGCTCTGGCGCGGGCGGCTGTCCGTGCTGAAGGAGTACGGCCGCGCGAACGTGCCAGGCACGCGGCTGGAGTGGGAGGCCGCGCCGGGCGAGGCGCTTTATGGGCTCGGCCAGCGTTTCAGCGGGCTCAACGTCGCCGGGAAGATCGTGGACATGTGGATCCGCGACGTGCCGGGGCAGGGCGAGGCGAGCTACTTCTGCACGCCGGTCTTGTTCAGCAGTTCCGGCTACGCCCTCTTTGCCGTCGACAACCCCGAGGGCGCGTTTGCCCTCAATCCGCTGGGCCAGGGCCTGAACCGCTACGACCGCGCGGGCCGGGAGTGGACCTTCTACCTCGCCTTCGCGCCCACGCTGAAGGAACTCGTGCTGAAGCGCGCCTCCATCCAGGGCCCGTTCCGCGGCGTGCCGGACTGGGCCTGGGGGCCG
This window of the Kiritimatiellia bacterium genome carries:
- a CDS encoding LacI family DNA-binding transcriptional regulator — its product is MTLQEIARLAGTTKSTVSRVLSDSPRISDETKARVNAIVREHDFQPNYLARALARGRTGTLGVLASNISSGFFAEVMRGMDIAAGRNRGHLLVSIAHGDEDYFSLFDDLLTNGQVDGLVAIDPPMAIFGRALAPGHRPLVLCAARPPDRARTWDAVDSVTVDNARGMGRLVAHLAGRGARDIVHLAGPRNNFDARQRRAAFMSAARRLRIPKWRVLDGHLIREDGRDAIRKYFTAKGRRPGAFVAFNDSVALGVLAEIRNGARRRIAVTGWDNTPAAEALDLTSVEMPLTRLGEMSARLLLDRVEHEASAKAPGRHVILDLELKLRKSSRLSAGRKGGIR